One segment of Solanum lycopersicum chromosome 1, SLM_r2.1 DNA contains the following:
- the LOC138342583 gene encoding uncharacterized protein produces the protein MDALISNLKTHEMNRNYDLSKNKIKKDKSLMLKYKSDEDSSDDDDMAYLISRFQKIVRKNKMYKRGTNGTRNAAQGNTCYKRGKSGHFIKECPLLKAENKEHQKHRGDKENRRDLVHGNRDRKAAADMVVKRALDAWGDSSSDSEDPDEPKYVSMVAVHKEEIVFNEIFALMAQTENEEEDNQVTLLDMKIDLDKYCLKKLRTLAKVMLDSVIDLTSERDAMNAELEILTENKVQFEETMARMVSLELNNSELKHQLCQFTEQAEKLNGKPNNLQAEIQEKLKNFETNLRLSLEKNNKLEQRVVKLNEELEKSLKWTKSSKLLSNVTNQSNFSKNRLGSLNISPPYNPPSKYVFVSDNLLCLHCGKNGHLMNECVSWKTLCERYSNYAETQNVPNEKPGPKEPISTHRFSKKKSVPAPRSFVRKIQSLPYWAKYNLITPLSAYWELKLKWVPKLNKWFLVQVSERGSSQCWYMDSGCSKHMTDDVTNFLLLKTLKGGGVSFGDGKKGYILGVGKVGRSLEDSIDNVYHVDGLKYSLLSVSQICDKGNEVKFTSEKCTVVSLTTNKVILTAHRSKIMYVANLEISHGDDLTCLCAQNENADLWHRRLGHVSSSLLNKLISKDLVRGLPKMKFSENKICEACVKGKQIRSSFKPKNQVTSSRTLELLHMDLCGALKVQSRNGKKYIFVIVDDYSRYTWTIFLRSKAETADELVVFFKMIQTKLNQVVCSIRSDHGTEFENSTLDRFYMENGTSHNFSAPRTPQQNGVVERKNRTLVNIGVCARFQACPRDSTLKAAKRILRYLKKTGDLVLFYPAGDTFDLVGFADADFAAEYVAAAACCSQLLWIRQYLEDFGIHIKAIPLMCDNTSAVSMGKNTVHHKRTKHIDVRHHFLRDHVEKGNIVLTYCPMEEQIADIFTKALSKDQFERNRLKLGMLISK, from the exons TGGACACTTCATCAAAGAGTGTCCTTTGCTCAAGGCTGAAAACAAGGAACATCAAAAACACAGGGGTGACAAAGAAAACAGAAGGGACCTGGTACATGGAAACAGAGATCGTAAAGCTGCTGCTGATATGGTTGTCAAAAGGGCTCTTGATGCATGGGGGGATTcttcaagtgattcagaagatcCTGATGAGCCAAAATATGTGTCTATGGTTGCTGTGCATAAGGAGGAAATTGTCTTCAATGAAATATTTGCTCTCATGGCACaaacagaaaatgaagaagaggacaatCAGGTAACTCTTCTTGACATGAAAATTGACTTGGATAAATATTGTCTTAAGAAATTAAGAACCTTGGCAAAAGTCATGCTAGATTCTGTGATAGATTTAACATCTGAAAGAGATGCCATGAATgctgaacttgaaattttaactgaaaacaaagttCAATTTGAAGAGACAATGGCAAGAATGGTGTCTCTAGAGTTAAATAATTCTGAACTTAAGCATCAGTTGTGTCAGTTTACTGAACAAGCTGAAAAGCTGAATGGAAAGCCAAACAATTTGCAagctgaaattcaagaaaaattaaaaaacttcgAGACAAATCTCAGATTGTCACTTGAAAAGAATAACAAATTAGAACAGCGTGTTGTGAAACTTAAcgaagaacttgaaaaatctcttaagtggACCAAATCCTCAAAACTACTGTCAAATGtgacaaatcagagtaatttcaGTAAGAATAGACTAGGAAGTCTGAACATAAGTCCTCCTTATAATCCTCCTagtaagtatgtgtttgtgtctgACAATCTGTTGTGTCTGCATTGTGGTAAGAATGGACATTTGATGAATGAGTGTGTTAGCTGGAAAACCTTATGTGAAAGATACTCTAATTATGCTGAAACACAGAATGTACCAAATGAGAAACCTGGTCCTAAAGAACCTATCTCAACTcacagattttcaaagaaaaaatctgtTCCTGCTCCTAGGTCCTTTGTTAGAAAGATTCAAAGTCTACCATATTGGGCCAAGTACAATCTGATCACTCCTTTGTCTGCCTACTGGGAACTCAAgctgaaatgggttcccaagcttaACAAGTGGTTTTtggtgcaggtgagtgagaggggcagcagtcaatgttggtatatggataGTGGCTGCTCTAAACATATGACTGATGATGTAACGAACTTCCTCTTACTCAAGACCCTCAAAGGTGGAGGTGTCTCATTTGGTGATGGCAAGAAGGggtatattttgggagttggcaaagtaggaagatctcttgaagattcaattgacaatgtttaccatGTGGATGGGTTGAAGTACAGCTTGCTAAGTGTGTCACAAATCTGTGACAAAGGAAATGAGGTCAAATTTACTTCTGAAAAATGCACTGTGGTGAGTTTAACTACAAACAAGGTAATTCTCACTGCACACAGAAGTAAAATTATGTATGTGGCAAACTTGGAAATCTCTCATGGAGATGACTTAACATGTCTTTGtgctcaaaatgaaaatgctgATCTCTGGCATCGTAGGCTGGGACATGTGAGTTCATCTTTATTGAATAAGTTGATTTCAAAGGACCTGGTCCGAGGGTTGCCCAAAATGAAGTtttctgaaaataaaatatgtgaagctTGTGTTAAAGGAAAGCAAATCAGATCATCATTCAAGCCCAAGAATCAGGTTACATCATCAAGAACCTTAGAGCTGCTTCACATGGACCTTTGTGGAGCCTTGAAGGTTCAAAGCAGAAATGGAAAGAAGTACATCTTCGTGATTGTTGATGACTATTCAAGATACACCTGGACgatatttttgagatcaaagGCAGAGACAGCTGATGAACTGGTGGTgttcttcaaaatgattcaaacaaaattgaatcaagttgTTTGCAGCATTAGATCTGATCATGGGACAGAGTTTGAAAACTCAACATTGGATAGATTCTATATGGAAAATGGTACAAGCCACAACTTCtctgctccaagaactcctcaacaaaatggagtggtggagagaaagaacagaaccttggtgaacattgGAGTGTGTGCcaggtttcaagcatgtcctcgtgattcaACTCTAAAGGCTGCAAAACGCATTCTCAGATACCTGAAGAAAACaggggacctggttctcttttatcctgcaggtgatacttttgatctggttggttttgcagatgctgattttgcag CTGAATATGTAGCTGCTGCAGCTTGTTGTTCTCAATTGCTGTGGATTAGGCAATACTTAGAAGATTTTGGGATCCACATCAAAGCAATTCCTCTAATGTGTGACAACACTAGTGCTGTGAGTATGGGAAAAAACACAGTTCAtcataagagaacaaagcacattgatgttagacatcattttttgagagatcatgttgagaagggaaatattgtgCTCACATACTGTCCGATGGAGGAACAGATtgcagacatcttcaccaaggctctcagcaaggatcaatttgagagaaatcgACTAAAGTTGGGGATGTTGATCTCCAAGTGA